The genomic region GGGAATCCTGAGTCGGATGGGACTGCCGGGGCCCGCATCTGCCGACTGATGGCACGCTGTCCAGGACTGGACGACGGGCCGGCGCCATCTTCTGGCGCGACGGCACCGAAAGGGCGCGACGGCACCGAAAGGGAGCGACTCCGTGACCGAGCAACTTCCCCCGGTGCGTCCGGTTTTCGTACTCCACCGTCACCGCAAGCCGCGCCCGCATTTCGACCTCCGACTGGAGGAGAACGGGGCGCTGCGGTCGTGGGCGGTGCCCAGAGGCCTTCCGGTGGATCACCAGCACGATCGACTCGCCGTCGCGGTCGGCGACCACGACCTCGAGCACGCGACGTACACCGACGCCGACAAGGACATCGCCGACCACGGATGGTGGCAGCTGCTCGACCGCACCGACCGGCGCTTCGTGTTCGAGTTGCACGGTGAGCGGGAGGTCGTGCGCTACGCGCTCATCGACACCGGACGCGATTGGCTGCTGCACCGGACCAAGGAGCAGCCGGAGGGATGAACCCCGCCCAGGACGCCCGGATCGGCGCGGACCCGAGCTCCGCTCCCTCCGATGTGCGCACGCGGCTGTGCGCACGAGAGGCGTACCGACCGGATCAACCCAGCAACGACGGCAGCAGCTCGACGACGGTTGTCCAAGCCGGCGACCCGACGTCGATGAGGGCGAAGTGGTCTCCCTGGATCTCGTGCAGCACTGCGGTGTCCCCGGCGGCGGTAGCGGCCGCGACGTAGTCGACGCTCTGGTCGAGCGGGACGTTGCCGTCCTGATCACCGTGCACGCAGTGCACCGGAATGCCCAGCGGCAGCTGCCGGGTGGGGTCCGCGATCCGGTACCGGTCGGCCACGTCGCCGGGCTCGCCGCCGAGCAGGTCCTGGACCGCGGTCCCGCCGACGCCGCCCCGGACGGCCTTCTCCAG from Nakamurella sp. A5-74 harbors:
- a CDS encoding DNA polymerase ligase N-terminal domain-containing protein, whose translation is MTEQLPPVRPVFVLHRHRKPRPHFDLRLEENGALRSWAVPRGLPVDHQHDRLAVAVGDHDLEHATYTDADKDIADHGWWQLLDRTDRRFVFELHGEREVVRYALIDTGRDWLLHRTKEQPEG